ATTGAAGGGATTTTGgtaacacaagttcataagaTCGTGGTATTGAAAGGAAAATGAACTAGAGTACTAGGAACTAAAGAATCGAAATAATGGGTTATTTGATGGTTTAGGACCAAATCAAACCTGATCGAGTCAAGATCTGATTGAGTCAACACGGGTTATGTTTAGAACTGAATCAAAGGCTTCTAATTGTTAGATGCACCCTCACAATCCACCTTTACTTGTACTTTATTATATTTCCACTATATACTAATTCATCTTAGTTCTATATGAAAGTGACAGCAAGAACTTGGGATGTTATATATAGATGGATGGATGTTGATCTCCCCCAAAGGAAGGTGCTAGCATGAACAACAACCCCTTTTGCTTAAACATTATTCTAGAAAATCAAAAGACATAAAAAGACTATGTTATAAATCATGATATTAGAACTAGGATGAATTTTTTCTGAACAACTGGAATATTTTACGCAAGAAACTAAAAGACTTGCACATTACATAATAAATTTGGGTTTGAATCCAAAACACCCAACCAATTTCTAATTTTCTATCTTTCTAAAAAAACACATTACATAATAAATTTGGGCTTGAATCCAAAACACccaattaatttctaattttctatctttcaaaaaaaaaaaaactatcttTCTTTCCCAGTTTGAGCCCAATTTATTTTGCCAACGAGGCCCAAGGCTCTCATCCAAAACGTGCCACGTCACTGACAGAAAGAGTCGTTCAGTTAAATCAGAAATGCGCGGGGGAGGGTTCAGAAGTTCATGGCTTCCCAACGAACTCCTTACTTTGTCTGATCGATCAACCTGTTCAGAAAGAAATGTTTATCAGAAACCCTATACGAATTTCTGAAGAGAGAAAGCGAAATTAATTTGTGAGAAACTAAAAAATGGGTGGTTTATTGTCGCTGACCAAAGGGCCTCCACCGCCTATGGTGTTGGTTCCGCCGCTCTTCGATTTCCCTCCGCTCGCTGCTCGTACCAGGTCTTCTCTATGTTTTCTCCCTTCAATTGGTTCAATTACAGTATAGATTCATGATTTTTTGGTGtgttgatttgattttaaaatttcgaaaatttaaagCATGTTTCGTTGTAATCAGGGTTAGTGATTTGAATAATGCATTATGTTATGTAACTTATACTCGTGGTTTAAAGAATTTGGAACCGGCGTGGGAGGTTGGCACGTCAGATACTTCGTaacaaaccctagagaatcacATTTTCTGAGGAAAAATGACATATTTTATCAATACCTTATATGATTCTTAATCAAGCACACTACTATTTTTTGGAATCTTCTGCCAAACATCAAAGTCTAAATATCCTAATCATGTATAAAATATTGAAATTCGTGCTTTAAAATAATATGTGATTGGAGGAACACCAGGGTTTCATGTTATCCACATTAGGGAAATTTGAAATTAGGGCATCAAACGATGGATTTTGATTTTTGAGCCAATGGAGGGCCAAAGGCTTTCTTGTACCCATAGCTCCATGTGATGAAATGTTATGGCCTTTTGAAGTGGCATGCTTTTCTCATTCCCACTGTTTCATCTATGAATTGACCTACTGATTTATGTATTCTGTATCAACTATCAAGAAGTTCATCTTTGGAAGATGGAAGTATTGATCTTCATAGTTAGTTGCTTTATTTACACATCTGCTTTTGTAGGATATCAACTATATATTTGGTTTTGATTATAATCACTTCATTTTGAAGTGATGCAGGATGTTGGAGCCATCATATAATCTGCTATTTGGAAAGCTCGCCTTAAAAAGTCTCTTTGAAGATTACTTTGATGCAGCAAATCATTTTAGTACTATTTTTATGTTGAAGCCAGTTGATGATCATCATGTCGATTTAGTAGCAACTGTATCCATCAAAACTGTTAATTACTTACAATCTTTCCAAAGATTCTTCTAATCCATTTATTTATGTACATTCTCTTTTATCTTTCATTTGGAGTTTGAGTCAACTTTTATGCCAAATGTGAATGAAAAGTTCCTTAGCCCTCATTCAGGTTTCAGGTCCTCTTGATAACAAGCCTGATGATCCAATTGTTGGTAATGCACTATTTCGTTGGCAAAGGTATTGTAAAGAGTTATTTATTTCCAAATTTTTTTACATTTTCTTCTTTTGGATTTCTTTCTAAAGGAAATTCTTTATGTTCTTACAGTGATGTTGATGATCCTCACACATTCACAGATCTATATGTATCAAGTTCTGATCCGTAAGTATCTAGagtgagtttttatttttattactaaTTTACTATCCTATCCTCCTCTTATGTTCTTACATGTTTTTATCTTTTAGGATTTTACTCATGAGAGCATGTGCATACTACCCGAAATATGGTTTTGGAGCATTTGGCATTTTTCCAGTGCTTAAAAAACAGAGGTTTATtcatcttgtttttttttttttttttttaatttatttatttattttttatttttattttaattccattatgatttcttatttatggTTTTCTAATTTCTACTCGCTTTGCATACAGAGTATCTCCAGAAGACTATGGAACAATGGGTTTGAGATATGGCTCATCAAGGTTATCATTTGGAGCCACACTTTTGCCATATTCATGTATGTTACATGCAttgacaaaaaataaaaaataaatactttatttttttttgagttaaaaaaaaaaaaaaactatttcttGAATGTAGTGGGAGATGATGTCCCGAAATCTGCATGGCTGGTGAGCAAGATAGGGAGATTAACTGCTGGGGTGCAATATGATCCTCAATGTAAGATTCTTTCTTAAGTCTTaaccataaatatatatattttttattttattctttttatgcaaaattttaaattgaGATGTTGTCATGGTTATTGTGCTTGGATAGTTGAAAAGAAGGATGGTGCAAAGTATAAAAATTTGAAGAATTGGAACTGTGCAATAGGATATGGACTTGGATCAGGAAGCCCATTGAGTCCTTCATTCAATTTTGGTCTTGAATATGCTCAAAATTCCCAGGTTTTTCAGTGTTTATGATTCttgcattttcatttttttttccctTTATACtatttctattttcatttttCAGATTCCAATTTATTTCTGTTTCTTTATATGTCAAATTTTATTTTCAGTGGTCTACTTGAATGCTTCTCTGATAATATTTCTGGTCTGTGACCagaaatatatatacatttttacaattttatgagtttatttacatttttttttacctttttattCGACGTTATACAGAAAATACTGAAAACATTGTTAAGTTTAGTACATCGAATGGGTAATTAAAAactataatttcattttttttgtagtTAACCCCTTTATTATTTGGCTGTGATAATTACTCCATCAAAACTTAAGTACTTATGTTTATTTATAAACACTTTAATTGCAGTTCATAGCCTCTTTCTATCAGCATGTGGTGGTCCAACGAAGGGTAtgctcttctctctctctctctctctatatatatatatatatatatatatatatatatatatatatatatacacgtgaATCTTCTGTTTTACATTAATAGAGCAGGAATTACATAGAATAATTTGGTACATAAGCATTCCTACATACCTAgtgtttttaatttgtaaaagtGTCCCATTTAGTTAAAACAGTTTGATTTTTTGAGTCATTTCATCAACATCTTAATTTAATTTAATAGTGCTACACCATTTGCAAAGTATATTAGTTATAAAGGGCAAATGTCAGAAATATACAACCTACTATAAGCCAATAACCTGAAAAACCCCAGTTTGATAGAATCAAGAAGTCtgaaatttgaattaattttttttaattatgtagGTGAAGAATCCACTTGAAGAGAATGAAATAATTGGAATCACAAATTACATAGACTTTGGATTCGAGTTGCAAACAAGGTAAATTTAGATGTGAAATCTATCCACATAAATAATACTCTCTGTGACTTAAAGAAGTCCTTATATTTGTTAACAAACACAGGGTGGATGATCAAAAGTCATCAAACAATTCTACCTTTAATATTGCTGCATCTTGGCAAGCCAATAAAAACATTTTGCTCAAGGTACCTTTTTATTTAATTTCATATACTAATTATTGTTTGATTTATACTATTAATTCACCAATATATCTTCCAGGGAAAAGTGGGCCCTCTTTGTTCATCTCTGTCTTTAGCTTTTAAGTCATGGTGGAAACCTGCATTCAGTTTCAATGTCACAGGTAACTTTACTAGCTATAAATTATATATAGACTTTTGAAGAATGATTGAgttttaaataacatgatttccgTTATTAAGAAAAACTTCCAATTGATGTTTTATATTTTTGATCCCAAATACCCCAATCAAAGATCGAATATTTCACATATTTGAAGATTAATTAATCAAAGATGTaagaatttatgatttatatttataGTTTATAATTGTTAATCATTTGAAAAGTTACTATTTTATTGTCGTAATAATCACTAAAGGAGGATCATATAagaaatatataataatattcaaaattttaatCTTGTGACGTTAAAAAAATCCTTGGATCAAATTCGTCAGACGACCGTGATTTATAGGGGCCCACCGATGAATTTGATCCGAGGGCTGTGAtcgagttctcatttgaacttgaCTCGAGTATGTTTTAATAAATCCAAAAGGTTATATATGTAAAAATATAAGTAAAACATGTGATTTAATTAATATGATGACATGGCAGCTACACGAGATCGTGCAATAGGAAAGACATGTTTTGGAGTTGGTCTTCGTGTGGATAATGTAAGAGAAGCAAGTTACCAAAGGGCGGATCCAAATTATGTAATGCTGACACCCAATAAAGAACATTTAGCGGATGGAATCCAGTGGAAATCCGGGATGAGACCCATGTTGCAATCCGATGTCAGTTCTGGCAACTTTGATAGCCTCCCCAGGGAACTCAGACCCTATGGTAGAATGTTTTGATCTTCTTTTTTCTTCAACCCTCTATACTCTATACTTATTTCcttcactttttttttctttaaataattCAACTTTTCTCTCAAGTAGCTCATCAAAGTGTTTTGTTTGCTattattatgttttttgttaACATTTTTCTTGTTTCATTCTTAATTGGTTAGTTGGGCATGTTAAATCTCTTTTAAGTCGATATAATTTTTAGATTAtgttttttatgtattataaGCACGGCACCATATCTGaaatgatttttggagaaaaagAAACCCAAGCATGGTATTAATATTCCCCTAAGTTGAGAATTAACTTACTCTGGAGGATATCTAATTAATTAGACCCCAAATATGAATAGCTAAGTGGACAAGAAAATAAGATTTATTCCTGGGTCTTGATACAAGTATTGTAAGACGTGCATAAATCCTAATCCACTTCAATATCTTGTTTGCCCAAAGTATATGTAGTGGATATTTTGTTCATACCAACACATTCCACTTGATAGGAGTCAATTTGTTCAATCGAGTTGAAGTGTCTCCCTCCTGTAACTAAAGAAGTTTTATCAATAATCTTAGTCTTGTCAAACAAACCATGTAGCCATTCATACTATCAAGCCCACACACAATTCTcaaaatacaataatttttaaaatatgaattatagagtattaaattaaaaaaatgataaatcagAGAGTATTTGGTCGTGATCTTTGAATTGTATGGTATTCGTCTGCTTGTCGTGTTATTTTTATGGTAGGTAATCTGCTATTAAGAAGTTAAAAACTTCAACACACAAAATTGAGAGTAAAATCATTTCATAAAATTTTCGCTTTACTTTATTTCATAGAATCAACGATCTTTACACTTACTCTCATTTATAATCAAAACCAATTCAACTATTTATTAAAAAAGTAACCTCTCTTTTCCACCTATACAACTCAACTTTTACACCCATTAGCAACCCAATCCaaactaaacatttttttttttttacttatttatgattaatttttattatattatacaaACTTTTATTCGATTTAtaaccattttcttttattttttagatTCTATAGACAATATAAAATATTCtcgtaaaaaaaatcataaaatatataaatattggtCTTTGTTCATAGATAAAACTATTTTACGTGTTTTagtatattttgtttatttttttaaataaaagtaaaatgaaaataattaaaaaataatgtttaactaaaaaagaattataaacaaataaataaaagaaaagggcaaTGTATGTTTGGTGGAGCAAACCGGTCGTGAGTTTTAAGTcaatttttaatttcttttaatcaAAATGTGGCAACCGACCAAACATTTGGTTGCCAACGGGGTAAGTTATATTATCTATGCCAACTATTGTTAGTGAATTACCTATGCCAACTATTGTTAGTGAATTACCTATGCTAGACATATATCTAATTTTACATTATTACATATAGGACATGTATTTGATGTTATTATGCATTATTGAGTACATTTCATGCACACTACACAATTACTATTATATGTTTGACACAACATACACACTATTACATATAAAAATGATATATTACAATCAttatatttttgacaaaatataataattatatcgtGTTTGAAACACCATCCATACTGTTCAGTTCTCCACGCACACACCCACCAACAACTGCCTTGCCAAACAAACAATGTAAACGGAAAGATGCTCATCTATGGAGAATTTGCTTAACCACAAgagaatttgttttatttttaaagtaatttGTGTGTGATACAGAAAAAGAAAGAAAGCCATTTAATTTGTATCTCAATTGAGTTGCTATTCGAGGTATGTTTGGCAAACCGTAAGTTGTAGCTAAAATATAtaacttttatataaccaaaatgtaAATTAAAAAACTCCTAACAATTAAGTAACCATATCTTCTTTATAACCATTTATAACCATTAAAAGAttgaaatcattaaataaatatatcaaaGATTTTTTTCTTTGATAAAGGAGGGGTTAGATGATAActtttcattaatattattttattttattattattattttattttattttagctgTTAAATGACTAGTAGTTGAATAAATCTGAAACAATAAGAAAAGATCCAAATTAAACTAATATTGATTGAAATTGCCCAATATGCATAAAAACAAGTCATCACTCTATGCTTACGCAGTAGGAATCGCAGAAACAGGAATGGCTGCATATTCATTCCTCTCCACATACTTCTCTTCTCCGACTCTCCCTCCTCGACTTCCTTCTCCTAATCGTCTCCCAAACTCCACGCTTCCTCTTTCTAGAGACTTCTCTCATCGCAGTCTCCGTAGCACTTGCATCGTTGCCTCTCTTGGCCAAACTTATCACAGTAACCACTCGCCGGCGCCGGAGTCCACCAATTGTTGTATCCTCAACAAATTCCTAGATTCATTAGTCGTATTGATCACTTCTGCAGCACTTTCTGTCTCTATTTTTGTTACCGATGTCGATTCGGCTGCTGCTTTTGTTGTTACTCCCTCTAGGAAGTTGCAAACCGATGAGCTAGCTACCGTTCGTCTTTTCCAGGATAATACTCCTTCCGTTGTCTACATCACTAATTTAGCTGCCAGGTACTTCTATTACTACAATTTAAGTAAACATCTGTTTTTGTGGCTGTCATTGTGTTTGTTGAATCTGGAACGGAATTATGTGGTCAAACTAAAGGCAAAATTCTGATGATCTAGTTGATTTCGATTGAAATTTCTCATctgatgtttttttttatcacGGATCATCGGATAAACATTTAGAAATGATTGATAAGGGATATGATGCTAACGTCAGGCATTTTTGATCTCATGAGCTCAATGGAGATACTGGACTTTTGTTAATTCATTCGTTTTCTGATTGAAGTTATGTTGTCTAGGCAGGATGCATTTACTTTGGATGTCTTGGAGGTGCCTCAGGGGTCTGGATCAGGCTTTGTTTGGGATAAAAAAGGTCACATTGTCACAAATTATCATGTTATTCGAGGTGCGTCCGATCTCAGGTTGGTCAAGTTTTGCCTCTTCTCTCATGTCATGGAATACGCAGAGTGAAT
The genomic region above belongs to Lactuca sativa cultivar Salinas chromosome 4, Lsat_Salinas_v11, whole genome shotgun sequence and contains:
- the LOC111920496 gene encoding uncharacterized protein LOC111920496; protein product: MGGLLSLTKGPPPPMVLVPPLFDFPPLAARTRMLEPSYNLLFGKLALKSLFEDYFDAANHFSTIFMLKPVDDHHVDLVATVSGPLDNKPDDPIVGNALFRWQSDVDDPHTFTDLYVSSSDPILLMRACAYYPKYGFGAFGIFPVLKKQRVSPEDYGTMGLRYGSSRLSFGATLLPYSLGDDVPKSAWLVSKIGRLTAGVQYDPQFEKKDGAKYKNLKNWNCAIGYGLGSGSPLSPSFNFGLEYAQNSQFIASFYQHVVVQRRVKNPLEENEIIGITNYIDFGFELQTRVDDQKSSNNSTFNIAASWQANKNILLKGKVGPLCSSLSLAFKSWWKPAFSFNVTATRDRAIGKTCFGVGLRVDNVREASYQRADPNYVMLTPNKEHLADGIQWKSGMRPMLQSDVSSGNFDSLPRELRPYGRMF